The Apium graveolens cultivar Ventura chromosome 6, ASM990537v1, whole genome shotgun sequence genome contains a region encoding:
- the LOC141664692 gene encoding putative mitochondrial protein AtMg00820, with the protein MQSPNSQKWIDAMNEEMQSIKDNDVWDLIELPKGSKPIGCKWVFKTKRDSSGNIERYKARLVAKGLTRKRGVDYNETFSPVSTKDSFRIFMSLVAHYDLELH; encoded by the coding sequence CAGAGTCCTAACTCTCAAAAGTGGATTGATGCCATGAATGAAGAGATGCAATCTATAAAAGACAATGATGTTTGGGATCTTATCGAGTTGCCTAAAGGCTCAAAACCTATTGGTTGTAAATGGGTATTTAAAACTAAAAGGGATTCGAGTGGTAACATTGAAAGATATAAGGCTCGTCTAGTCGCTAAAGGACTCACTCGAAAGAGAGGTGTCGACTATAATGAGACTTTCTCTCCGGTTTCCACGAAAGACTCATTTAGAATTTTTATGTCACTTGTAGCTCATTATGATCTAGAGCTACATTAG